A window of Glycine soja cultivar W05 chromosome 2, ASM419377v2, whole genome shotgun sequence genomic DNA:
GTAGATTGATACACTAACCTTGTGAAGTAATGCTATCTGTTTGGGGATTGTCGTATTTCATATGCACAAGTTATGTCTAAAGTCCAGTTTTAAGCTTACAATAAGATATTGGTTGGGAACTTGAGCTTATGAAGTGTCATTTGAAAAAACATTTTGGTAGGAACGTTATGAATGTTGCTACCATGTGAAGGTCATAGCGCAAACACTTTCATCAGATATAATATGACGTGAAATGTAGAAAGTAGGACATGTCCTAGAGATTGAGGGGCCTATAGATAGAAGCGAAACATTGAatggtttatatatatttatcatactGGTAATCTAGTATACATGGTAATACATGTAACAATGTATTTAACTATATTTCTTATCTTAATATCTTTCTGTCTttgttctttaaaattttatcaataattaaagggatggaacaacaataacaacaaaagcCTTATCCCATTAGGGATGGAACAATGCTAAATATTTCCCATGAACTGCTAGATCTATTGTGTATGCTGTAAGAAGTCCCCTTTCATAATTTTGTTGCAAATTACCAGTCATTAGCTTGTGATTGAACTGcgtttagttattttattttgtaggtcCTGTAGAGCTAGCTGCTGTGGGAGTCTCAATTGCTATTTTCAATCAAATctcaaaaattacaataattccACTAGTCAGTGTCACAACCTCTTTGGTTGCCGAGGAAGATGCTGCTGATGAACAAAATCAACAGTCAGAAAAAGAAATGCTGATGAAGGTCTCTAATGAGGATGTAAAATTGGATGTACATGACCATATAGAGAAAgctggtatatatatattttttccaaggatataaataaaaaactttaaaatctcTCAATCTGTACTGTACAGTTCATTCCTTTTAGTGGAATACTTATAGCTCAAATAACCTTCCACACAATTCTCTTTCAATGCGAAAGCTTTTCTTGTTTACTCTATAagcattaattttaattttgatttacatTTTTAAGGTAACCCTTCATCAGCAAATGTTGGTAGAGTAGCTAAACTTAAACATGACAAAAGCTATATTCCATCAGCATCATCAGGAGTAGTTATCGGTGGTGTGCTTGGGGTCCTACAAGctctctttctcatttttaCAGCTAAACCAATGTTGAGTTACATGGGCGTTGATTCGGTGAGTACTTTCTTGGCAAACCATGAAATGAATGTTAACTTCAAATATGAGATTAGTTCCATGATTCACATCACATGGGCTGGTTTAATAATGTGTTAATAgtgtttttagtccctaaaaaattattcatcttTGGTTTTAGTCCACGATTTTCAAAACCATAAGTTTTCGTCCCCTGCAGTGTTAGTTTTAGGGAATAAAGTTTGggtatttgaaaaagaaaattaattaagtttttatttcttaaacttttttaaaatttaatttttaatccttaaacaaaattttaattcgtcaatattttttatttttatccattatgATATTTAGTGCTGGAAtctcataaatatataaaaataatgggtttaattttttgtttgaggactaaaaattaaaactttaaaaaatttagagactaaaaatctTAATAGAAAAAAGTTAAGGCATTTTAACCggctaaaattttatttaaggactaaaaatcaaacttcgaaaaaattcaaattaaaacttaattaacccttttaaaaatattaagatgaAATCAGGGTTTTAAAAGTCAGGAACTAAAACCAAAGCTGACTCATTCTCCAGGATCTAAAAACACCATTAACCCTTTAATAATTGTTTGAAGGCAACTTTATCTAATTCTCCTCTCTAAATTAATTTCGTAATTTATCTCATACTTTCAGAaagaacattatttattttgaattttggatTTTTAGTTATTTGACATTTGAAGACTTTCCTTTTAGCTACTTTGCTATTCTCTGTATAATGCCTGCCAATGTTATTTTTCGTGCAGAATTCTCCTATGTTTAAACCAGCACAACAATACTTGACATTGAGGTCATTTGGTGCACCAGCAGTTATTATTTCTATGGCAATTCAAGGAGTTTTTCGTGGAATCAAAGATACAAAAACTCCTTTATATGCTACAGGTACATCATGCATGTCTTTACATTGTATCAGTATCTCTATCCAGTTCATTATGATGATAGTAGATCAGTGTTAATTGGTAGTTAATTATGATGCTTGTGGATAAAAGATCACATAGAGATTGTCATTTCCAGAATTAAGTATATCTAAGATTAGGACTGCAATGTAAGAGAATGTCAGGGGGGAGCTTAAGATTATTATCAGATTATCACTTATTGAGTTTATATTTATGGTCGAGTATCCAATTGGTTGTCCACATCCTAATCAAGAACAATGACGCtatgaaaagaagaaacaaagtgctctcatgaaaatttatttttaaataaactaaaaatattaaaaagaaaaacttaaatatgtttttatccctaataaatatctgattttgtatttgctttccaataaatttttgttttacaataagtttttaataaaataattttattttttattcttgacatttatttttagccccttatattttagtaaattttgtatttgctccatgataaatattttctatttgttattaatacatactaaaacaaaatttattaatttattaagaaagaaatacaacattttttaatttatcaaggactaaaacaaaatatcaaaaataaaaaataaaaatattattttattagagactcaacgcaaaacaaaaatttattaggaagcaaatacaaaattgaatatttattagagatcaaaaacatatttaaatctaaaaaataaagttatcttCGTCCAATTTGAATATTAGAATGGTAAATATAGGTATTATATATTTACTGGATTAGGTccacttacttttttttttaatctttttcctttttaataattttacactttttaatttgaatttattaatttcttgacTATATTCTAATGAAATTCTAtgattactttattttttattgcaatAGCATGAGTAAAATATGAAAGGGTCTAATTACCATTTGGTGTATTCTGCATGTTGTTTTATGtgtatcaattcaaatttctccaATCAAATCTAGATACAATTTAGTAGATTAGTGGATATCAATTAGATTTTACTTCTAAATATATGAATTAGACCCTATTCCCATTCAGTAACTTGTGAAGTTTAATTGCAGTAATGGGAGAtgtaacaaatattattttagatcCGTTACTTATGTTCGTACTGCGTTTGGGAGTCAATGGGGCAGCCATTTCCCACATTATCTCCCAGTAAGTTCACCTTTGGTATTCATTTATGATTCTAGATATCATATGATACGATACATCATTATATTCCAACTGAAGTCGCGTTTCACTCGTTTCTCATTTCACTTGTGAGTTGATTTAACAGGTACTTGATTTCCATAATGCTACTGTGGAGTTTAATGCAACAAGTTGTTCTTATTCCTCCAAGTATCCAAGACTTTCAATTTGGGAAGATTCTTAAAAATGGTTATAATTTCTATTTATGTTTTTGGTACTTTTAGAATCTCACGCTTTCTAAttccttataattaaaaatctgaACCTaccaatttttctttatgtctGGAGAGGCTTTAAAAATTTAACCTACAACTGAGCTTGCTTCcaaatttcttataattaaactTCTTGCACAAACTCTTATCTATCAGATAACAATTTTTTTGCTGACGTCTTGATCTTAGTCTTCATTGTTGCTTACTACAGAAACTTATTTAACAGTTTGGTTTAATAATGTCATCTGTAATGTGTATAGGAAAAATTGTATCCCTGGCTTTATGTTTATAATGAGGGAAAGTAAAACTTTGGTTATATTCAAAGATTGATCCTAATATAGAATGatcattttcttgaaaaaaaataatcgaaAAGCTAGCAGAGGTATTAATTTGCAAAGTAGAGAGGATCTTGCATCACCTCCTATCACCATTAAATACAAATAGTCAAGATAAATGCAAGAGTCCTAATACTTTGGGCTGTATGATCTGAACATGAATCGTTTCCTTTTCTTCTGTCATAAATTTAAGGAAAAACGGATTGTGTTCTGGGGTTCCATAACTTTCTTTTTCCCACTACATGAATTTGATCAATACCAGTCTTATATAATTATGTTCACATTCTTAAGGACAAATTTCTAACTTTGGTTTTCTCCTTTTGTTGTAGGGTTTCTATTATTGATTAAAGTTGCATCTGTGACTTTCTGTGTGACCTTGTCAGCATCCCTAGCAGCAAGGAAAGGATCAACAACAATGGCTGCATTTCAAATCTGCTTACAGATTTGGATGGCAACCTCTTTGCTTGCTGATGGATTGGCTGTTGCGGGACAAGTAAGAAATTGATTCTTGatcaaaatatagttttttcaACCTGCATGGTTGGAATGAAGAATTTCTATTTGTTGTCAagtggaaatattttttaatatatggaTGATCTAATGCATGAAACTTCTACCTGGTTAGACCTGGGGAGGGTAGATGTATGCAACATTAACCCTGCAAGCAACTAGCAAAATAAATACAATCAGTACATCTATGGAGTATAACATAATATCGTCTATGAACCTTTGAAATGAAGCAAAATAGACTTAGCAACTAAGTCACGTTCTGAATTTATTAGTATGTTTGCATTGCAACACATTTCTTGCCAATGGCTTGTTTGAATAAatccataaatatattttaaaagttagttTGAAACAAGTACAAAGGGAAAACATTCATCAATAGAAAAGAAGTTACGAAACCAATAAACTTGCCAAAATAAATACCCTGCTatagttaattatataaaacGAAAAGTACAATATTTATAAATGGGATCAAGGATGTTGGGATCAAGGATGTTGGATCTGACATCAAAGGTGTACTAGGTTTGAAATGGATTTATCAGTTGTTGCAAACTTATATCAATTGTAATCAGACATTTTTTGCCACATGTTTCAAAGCCAAACTTAACATGTGTCGAAAGACACTATGACAATGCTTATTGGATCTTCTATACCATAATTGTTTGTCTGTTTAAAGCATATACAAAATTCTTAAGTGATTGCATTTATTAAGTTTCCACATGCTCCTATGTTGCATTTGCCTTAGAATCATCACTAGTTGCACGCACCCATGCTCTGCTTGTGATAACTATAATCTTTCATGTATCAATCTTCACTTGAGATGATTCTATTTACTCAAGATATGTTCCTTTTATACATTCAAGCCGATATAGACCATTGTAAAAGACTTTTTTCAGGCTATTATTGCAAGTGCATTTGCGAGAAATGATTACAAAAGGGTTATCGCATCTGCCTCACGTGTGCTGCAGGTATTTCGACTTGTTACTCTAATGTTCTTTATTTAGCTATTCATGCTTTTAATTCACCTATCTTGAACAATTTCACTGTGCagcttggcttgattcttgggCTGGTGCTCTCTGTCCTTCTTTTAAGTCTACTACCATTTGCTTCTAGGTTATTTACTAATGACAACAATGTTCTGCAACTTATCAGTATTGGCATTCCAGTAAGTAATATCCttatgatttaaaataatagtaCTCTCTCTTTGCAATAtattagtttccaaaattaGAAAAGCTTATatgtttttcctctcttttactTGTTGAAAACTTGGCCAGTATGTTGCTGCCACTCAACCCATCAATGCCCTGGCATTTGTTTTCGATGGAGTCAACTATGGAGCTTCAGATTTCACATATTCTGCATACTCAATGGTAagttaggaaaattgtttcttcTGTAGACTCAACGCAAGCATCTGAGATTGTGTTCATAATTCATGAAAGATGGTCAACCTTTGGCTTTGCCATTGAAAACAAGGGGGAAAAAAACCCCAATCCCTCATTTTCCTTCTATGAATCAGTTTATTTCTCCCTCATGGCATATGTACTTTCTGTTACTCCCAGATTATGGTTGCATTGGTGAGCATATTGAGTTTATATACGCTGTCCTCAAGCCTTGGCTTTACCGGTATCTGGATTGCGTTGTCGATTTACATGACTCTAAGGATATTTGCAGGCTTTTGGAGGTAACTTCTTTTACTACACTTTCTAAACATAAAAGTTTACATGTTAGGTAATAATTTGGGAGATATATTTCCTTCAATTCTTATGTGACCACAGttcttttcaagtaaaaagaaaattcaataaaaatataaccataACAAATTATGGAACCATGTGTATGACAAATGAACGACGATCAAACGATGTAACAATTTATGAACTATGGTTTGCAGGATTGGTACTGGATCAGGGCCTTGGAGCTTCCTTAAGGTAAACAATGTTGGGCTTTAGTAGTACCAGCCTATTACTAACGACTGAGAGTTTTGGTATTCTGATTCTCATGTGCACAACACAAGCTACATTGAAGAGAATCCTCCCATCATGGAATACTAGTACTACTGCAAGTGATTGCTCCCTTTGTGGGTAAGGGTTGCTCTATTAAAAtgatagttttttatttgaaaaaagtgATTCTTTTACTCGCATATACATGTGTAAATGTATATGAAAGACAATGTTTGTACAGAGATGAAATTTTATGTAAGAGCAAAAATAtatctgcatttttttattgaatataaatgtttttgttttcaattagaaGACCTTGAACATCTCTCTAAATGGTTGATGGATTAGGATGCAAATTGAGTGGTGTTGATCTCATGCTTGGGACTAAATAAGAGATCAAGGACCCAAGGATCCATAATTCGTTATGAAATAATTACTAGTGTCCATACCCGGCATTGCTCGGgtacttttttcattttataaatttaaaacataaatctctctctctctctctctctctctctctctctctctctctctctctatatatatatatatatatatatatatatatatatatatatttacatgattacatatattaaattaaatacattatattttgtcaaatacttccttacatataatatttttggtaTTGGATGACCTTTAATTATCATCATCACATATTAGCATTCAGACATACTTTAATTCTTGATTAAGAAACATACAATTGTCCATGAAATAATATTGTCTTGGTAAGTACTCACGTTTGAGGATGTCATCATTGTCAATTACCTTGAAGAAACATATTATACATGTGTCTCTCTCTGTgacataacatattaaatatctTTAGCCTGGACTTTCTTATTGTCGACTGAATCTTAGATCCCTACATGAAATGAAATTGATATTTCATGAAAATAGTTTAATAATCTGTTAATAAATCATTACTACATACATGCAGAAAATCTTAACATTACGATACGATCTTATTTTAGAATCACTTCAAAAACAACAAATGATTTCTTTGCTTCTCCAATGGGATACAGGTTCCAAAGGTGAATGACTCGAACTTTATCCTTCAAACTTGTTTCTCATGTGCATATATCCCTCAAAATAActgttataagtttttttatttattccattaataattgtattttttttaatttacgtatcaactaaacaaaaaataaacatagtAATCATGAACcgaaaatagaaatattttcattattaaactaaaaaataatgggTATATAACCTTCGATTtctaaataaatggttaaaaataaaaattgtagtTATGTTtgatgtgacaccctctaccccgacatataagtaaataaaatatataaaaaatatcgatAACCAAATTCAcagggtaaaaggttcacattcactccactattatcaattaaaacttataaaaaaatatgttcggCTCGAAACAAGGctgtcaaaatttacaaaaaatattttgttaaatcagtgagataaaataaaatagactaatattatgcaattaatataaaacttatgtcccactgtcacatcctatcagagcattgtgtcctgacgtccttcagcacaaggttcctttaaGCACTttacctagtcatctgctcccccgaacacaaggttcaagatcatcacaggatccaaacacaaataacaaaccgggagtgagttatcacattcctaactactagagaggaacaaaacaacatatagtagccaaatacaatttacttagcatatctcacattatttcatcactttgtcattcaaaattcacttttcaatcatcaatcaaacctttcaatcatcaatcacagtacacaagaatcacacactccgatcaagacataataacgcatcaatttcataatgaaCAATGAGCAAGcacatgagacagttatgctaagactcaagcctatatgcaatgtggtaccatgtcagtgaaaaaccaccctgggacgcttaggagtacataacaagacacaccacacaatgagtttgtcaggttactctcactaagtaagatcatagagAGACCAGTCAGgatcacgatgttttgcgagaatgctccaaccatatgggatcaacataggcttaaaggagcactcaaacccggtgacccccaaggcctacactcagaagagtccgttagggcctctccctcctgattcaggtccaacccctaaaatcattttagcacacagaaactgctagtgaattatacaatacccacgacctcacactcgtgtcttaaacaagtacaacatattgcgctacaatttaacactggttcctaaataggaacctacactttctctttaacactggttcctaaataagaaacttacattttctttttaacactgtgcatttacacttttctcaagataacactggtcgggttattgtacgattcacagcttacaacacaaataatgtcacatcaagag
This region includes:
- the LOC114392727 gene encoding protein DETOXIFICATION 42-like, whose protein sequence is MMPLLMLFSGIRNAFSSDELGLEILNIALPTTLALAADPIASLIDTAFIGHIGPVELAAVGVSIAIFNQISKITIIPLVSVTTSLVAEEDAADEQNQQSEKEMLMKVSNEDVKLDVHDHIEKAGNPSSANVGRVAKLKHDKSYIPSASSGVVIGGVLGVLQALFLIFTAKPMLSYMGVDSNSPMFKPAQQYLTLRSFGAPAVIISMAIQGVFRGIKDTKTPLYATVMGDVTNIILDPLLMFVLRLGVNGAAISHIISQYLISIMLLWSLMQQVVLIPPSIQDFQFGKILKNGFLLLIKVASVTFCVTLSASLAARKGSTTMAAFQICLQIWMATSLLADGLAVAGQAIIASAFARNDYKRVIASASRVLQLGLILGLVLSVLLLSLLPFASRLFTNDNNVLQLISIGIPYVAATQPINALAFVFDGVNYGASDFTYSAYSMIMVALVSILSLYTLSSSLGFTGIWIALSIYMTLRIFAGFWRIGTGSGPWSFLKVNNVGL